Within the Mustela lutreola isolate mMusLut2 chromosome 2, mMusLut2.pri, whole genome shotgun sequence genome, the region TCCTTAGAGGCCATCATTCCAAGCTCTGCTGTCatcattaaatttcctttttcccaCTTTGACACTCTTGCTTCCCTCTGATGAGGACCATTGTGATTACACTGCATCCATCCAGATAATGTAGGATAAGCTCCTTATCTCAAAACCCTTAAATTAATCTCATGTACAAAATCCTTTTTGCCTTGTAAAGTAACATATGCACAGGTTCTGGGAAGTGGGGAATGTATATATTTGGGGtctattattctgcctaccacaataACTCTCTGCTAACACTAATGACCCTCAGTTCTTGTGAAGATATGTcaagatagagacagagaaatgaatgagtggatgaatgagtgaagagcttttagtgattcaacaaatattttttattggtcTATTATCTGCTAGGTTATGTTTTAGACTATCTGCTAAGGAGATCTAGGAAACTAGTGTTTATTCTTATAAACTTGACCCTGCTAGATCTCAAAGTATATTCTGTATCATATTAAAATAGCAACCAGTTCACTGATTACTATGGAattaagatggaagaaaagaagacaaacttATTTCCCTCCTTCAGCTTCTGAGTTTTTGCCTACaaagacaaagaacaaaacaatacAGATCCAGAGGTATAAAAATACATCCAGTTCAGAGAGTGTATCTCGTTGCATGGAATGAAGGTACATGCGACCGGTGTTTGGAACAGCATATCTGTGTGAACGTCTCCAGGTAGCTTGAGTTCTACTGACAATCACAAACCCTCTAGCTGTCCTGGGTGTGAGATGATGTAAGTGTGACCCTAGTGCAGAGGGGGCTGTTCTTCCTCTAGTCTGAGTGTATGACCCTATCATCGTTGACATGGTCCATGTGGCTTGTGAGCGTGACTGTTGCGTAGACTGTTGGCGGGACAACCTTAAAACCTCAGAGTATGTCCTCCAGGGGGTCTGCGGTGCTGTTTCCTGTGTGGATTGTGAATTTCCCTCTGGGGCCTCCCTGTCTGTCACTGGAGTGGGCTGCTTGCTAGTCTCCCATGCGGGCTGAATGCCAGCCCCTGGTACTTGAGTCTCTGCAGTGGTATGGCTGGGCTCTGGCTCCTTAAAGACCTGGATAGACCCACACTCCTGGTTTTTGCTGTCCACATCACCCATGTGACATGAGGAACCCATAACATCCAAATAGGAGGATGGGGATATTGGTGGTTCTGTCATGTTGCTTTGTGACCTCCATGAACAGCAGCCCAGAGTGCATGCTTCACAATTTTTTGTGTCATGGGACCCATCCAAAGGCACCTCCCGGATGATGGGGAGCTCCGGAAACTTCCTAAAGCCATTCCCATAGAACTTCTCCAGAATACGCCGCACCACATTTTTCAGAATCCGCATGGCACTCTCTGGAGAGAATTCAGGATTCTCAAATCGAGACCAGGAACACTTCTGGCacctctgagcaaagagccgcATAATCACCTGGCCCTGGGACTTCCGGGGCTCCAGGTGCATGTGACAGAGGATGTGCACTTGAGCAGAAGCCCAATTTCGCCGGCACGAGGAACACTGGAACCTGCAGACAAAAGGAAGAAGGCTGTTGTGCCTTCAGGTGATCATTGACCTGAAGGAGGCAGGCCTGGTCTCTGTCTTTGTGATCTCTCCCAATTCGAGAAGGTGCATATGATATTAAAAATTTGCCAAATAAAAATGAGAGGGATTGTGTTTTTTCATAAAGCCTTTTCCTTTGATCCACTGAGCTTCCACCTACGTGGTCCCAAGTTTGCCTCTTTGCTAGTAAAACAtctctggatggctcagagggaaAAGTAGTTCTGCCACCTGCCGAGAAACTTGGTCCTCCACATGATCGCAGAAAATGTGTACAGTAAATCCTTTAAGGCAGGCACTGTAAGAGGGGCTACATTGTCAGCACATTTCATCTTTAAAGCTCCCCTCTAAGGGAGGCATCATTAAGCCCAGTGTccggataaggaaactgagtcataaAGGGATTTACAGcttgtttttaagtatatatatatatatgtaaaaccatTATCTTATGGGCATGtcaaagaagggacacttatgctGCCTAGGAAGACCAGGGAATGCTTTAAGGAGGAGGGGGCACTTGAGTTGATCCTTGAAGGATGAGTGCAGGGGAGGGGTCAAAGGGCCTGCCAGACACGCAGAGTATCATGGTAAGGGAACAGAAGTCTGAAAAGGCACGGGCTTGGTTTGTCATCTGTAAGGTTGGAGCAAAGGACAGATGGAGTCAGAGTaggacagagagggaagaaggacaaCAGGTGAGGTGGAGAGAACAGCCATGGTCCCTGTGTGCCGCATACAAGGAGAGCTGGTTGCCTCGGTCAACATTTCTCactgccacctcccccaccccactcgaCACTGCTCTCTGCCATGTGCAGGTTCTCTGGGGGTGAAAGGGGCAGATGGCCCCTAGGGGAGGAGCATTACTTACAGACTCCAGGAACTGGGTTTCAGATCTCTTTCTTGCTGCACCATTCCCTCTATTATCCCCAGGCCTTCAGCAAAGTCACATTCAAAGTGATTGTGTGGCCTTCCTCCATTCTTGGGGCTTTAAAGGAAAGCCCTGGTCCCGGGCTGGTGCTTGGCCCAATAGGGCTGCTGCAGCCTAGGAACGTCAGGACTGAGGGCGGAAATAGCAGAAGTCTCTAGATAGACCCGTCTGGAACAGGAAATGGTGAGAGAATGGGAGGGCAGCTGTATGGAATACGGAAGCATTCCTTGAGAATTTCCAGAAATAATTAGGGAGAAAACCTAGCAAAAAGGAGAAACTTTGGTATGgctaagcaaaatgaaaagagcaCCGTGACCACAAAAGAATAGAGATCCTGGAGACACTGGTTCCTTTAACAGGCTCTCAAAGGAATCGGTCAGTCGTGGCTAAGCTGACCTCCTTTGCCAGAGAAGGTCTGCTGAGAGGTCAGCTCTCACTCACCTGCCAAATCCTTTCTGCTGGTACTGCTTCCAGCCCTCAGCGAGGTACTCTGGCTCCAGTTTCTCGTCCAGTTTCAGGGTCCATGTGGCCCGGGGTTTCTCCTGCTGCATCAGCTCTTGAAATGTCTGCTCCCAGGTCCGAATATCTAAAACTGCTTTCTTCCCCTGAGTCTGGGAAGCCATGTCTAGTGAGTCCTTTAGTCTTACTCAGCAGCCCagaagaggggagaagagaaaaaaaagcaaacaacacatCAGTTTCGTTTTCTCGGTCTGGAATGCATCATCTGTCTTCTTAACTTTCATTTCAGGCTGTTTGAGTGCACAAAACAGGTCTTTGTTTCGAAGACAGAGGGCAGCAGAGTTTTGCCAGTTTGTGCACAGGCCTCTCAGAGATATTCCAGAGTACAGAGCTCTGTTCTAGAATCTGGAGGCACCAGTAAGTgcctttgatattttctttttctcttatttttacacCAGGCAAAGCACGGTGCTCAGTGGTGGGTTGAATGCCACAAGAAGCCATTTCTCACCCGCACTGATGCTCAGGCTCTCATGGGGACATGGGAAGGTAGCTGGGGGGACCTGTATCCCATGCTGGTATCCTGCACTCACTGGCCCGTCACCACATCCCCTGGGGGATTATTCCTGATTCTTCTGCAGGGGATAGCACAGAGAGGTGGGTTACTttgtccaaagccacacagccatTGAGCAGTGTAAGCAGGCAAGAGACTTGAACCTAGGCCTCCAGGGCTCCAAAACCTGTGTTGTCTCGACCTACCTCCATCCCTGAGAAGACACTAAGGATGGTTATGTCAGGTTCTAGGCGAGCACTCTGGAGCCAGGGTGGGAGAAAGCATCTTGAAACCTGACCAGGGGGTTTGGTCCAGTGAGATTTCTTGCGCCTGGTGCGGGACACCAAGCTAAATGAAAGGATTATTTAACTCTGCCATCTGCCATATAAATTATCTTGCAGGGTGGGACACAAGCACATGGGAGCCATCTTTTGGGGACAGGCTAAAAAGAATTCCCACTAAGGGGGAGAGGGACTAGAGCTAGATGACCTGTAAGTCACTTCTAACTTAGAGTCTGAGATTCTAGAAGGTGAGTTCTGTCCCTTTGGAGTTCAGACTCAAATGGGGGAGCAAAGACAAGCAGGACCTTATGTCCTTGGAAGCCCCACTAGGGTTACCGTGTCCCAGACAGGATCGGCCTAAGCCTTCTCAGACGTTCTAGACTTTCACCtgctccccttcttccctccctgccagGATGCTCTGTTTTATACATACGTTCTGTTTTTATAACTTTACACATCGAGGGCACCTATGTCTACACAGACAATGAAGGAAACTCTTGTATACCTAGATAATTATAGGAATTTGGAACTGAATCCGCAGAATGTGAGAAAAGCCTGGAAAGCCCTTAGGAATCAACTTTTTCTCTTTATGGCGGTCGTCTGCTATTTCCGTAGTTACTCTAGCTTGGGGTTGGAAAGGGCTGGAGGGACTTGGTTTGGTTAAATGAGGGAAACAAGAAATGAGAAGTGtagtcccagggcacctgggtggctcagtgggttacgcatccaactcctgatctcagctcacgtgttgatctcggggtcatgaattcaagccccatgtagggcttcacatggggcatggagcctacttaggaaggaaggaaaaaagaaagaaaaaaaaggaaagaaaggaagggagaacggaaggaaggaaggaaaagaaatgtagtCTGTCTGACAGagcaataattcttttttaaagatttttttaaatttatttgacagagagagatcacaagcagtcagagaggcaggcagagagagaggaagggaagcagattccctgctaagccgagagcccaatgcagggctcaatcccaggaccctgggaccatgacctgagccgaaggcagaggctttaacccactgagccacccaggtgccccaataatttttttttaagattttatttatttacttgacagacagagatcacaagtaggcagagaggcaggcaaagagagagggggaagcaggctccctgctcagcagagatgtggtgctcgatcccaggaccctgagaccatgatctgagctgaaggcagaggcctaacccactgagtcacccaggcgccccctaacatAGCAGTAATTTTTCTTACACTTTAAAACAGCTCTTCAACTAGCAGAAACTCTATAGGTAGATGCCGAACAGATACAGAAATTTTTAAGGTGGCTGATCTGGGGAACAACGAGGCTAGGTGACCCCTAAGCTAGGTCCATTTCTCTGCCTTGGGGATTCGGAATAAGGAAAAAATGCATACTAGGATTGGAGTGCCTGCTGCTGGCTTGGAGATGCCAGACACAGTTTCACCTGCCAGACCCAAGGATGACCAATCtattaagtggcagagccaggactcaaactTCTCTGGGGCCACACTATAATCAGGAAAGTCTGGGCTTGTCTAAATAAGGAATGGGTTGCtagtggtaaaaacaaaacaaaacaaaacaaaaacaaaaaataggcaaaatgaaCAATTCGGAGGAATTCAAGTTGGGGGGTGGTCTTTATGCTGCTCGTCTAAGGTTTCTACATTCTGGGCTGGGGCTCCTGGACACATACTAGGAAGGACTACTGCTCCCCTTAGGATGACTTCTCAGCAAAAGGTCAgcctggaggggaaggaaggcatTAAGATCACAATGTCCGAGAACACAACGGAAGGGGCAGGTTCTCCTCACCGCTGTCCCTACACTGCACGTTATGGAGACAGCCAACTACTTAcaacagaaagcagaatgagaCCGCTgactttaaaagaacaaataagatGTCTATTAAATACCTATAATCTGCTTGCCCTCACTCTCAGGCTAGCAAGAAAGACAGATCTGTGAAGACGCATTTACCTTCACCTTCCCAATCTCACTCTTCTCAGCTTATCCTTTTAGTTCAGAGCAAGAAGTGGAGCCAGGCAGTCTGGGTTGGGTCCTCGTCCAGCCACTCTCTGCCTTGGCAGCCTGGGGAAGCCCTTTTACtgctctgtacctcagtttctccatctcaaATGTGGCAATAATAACACCGCTTTACCTCTCAGGGCTGTTCTGAGGATTGAATGGCTTAAAATAACGGTTATCAGCCCTTGGCAAGCAAACAGAAGTGTTTGCTACTTCTTGTTGTCGCTGCATGGGCACGTTTCTTTGTTAAGTTCCCACAAAGCCTTTCTTAAACATGTTGGGAATACAAacgaaataaaaatatatagagatagtAGTACAGGGCGAAAAAAAAGCTACAAACAAGCTACATATCAGGACTCGGAGAGTGCAAGAGTCACAAAAGAACTCATACTGGGCAGAGACGTCCACTCCTATCACCATAGGTTCTTAGATATACAGATACATTCCGAGATGATCCAGATACACATTTATTCCCCTCACCCTACTGGTACGTGACCCCTAGCCCTGCTCTGTGCACCTCCCTGGGCGAGGCCAACGCTGACCCAGGGCTCACCTCCGGCCCCCATCTCGGCAGCCAGCTACCTGCACAAAGTGAGCTCAGAAGCGGAACAGTAGGAAACCCAGAGCCCGCTGCTGCTCCGGCCAAGGACGAGGCCCACTGGAAACTCCACTCCAGAGAGCAAAGATCATGCCAAacagactaaaaaataaataaataagccagagGAACAGACCAAAGTCAgaagactggggaaaaaaaaatcaccagtttTCAAGGGAGCAGCTGGTTTCACAATTTCTGGGAAAACCTGTTTGGCGTCAGGCCCCACACCATCCACGTGGGAGGCTGAGGTTTGCCCCGGTAGGCAACCATTTCTTTATGTGAGGTAGAAAGACCTTCGGTGAGCACCAGACAGGAGGGTGACCATGCCAGGCTGTCCAGCAGGCCCCGCGCACAGAGTGCTTGACACTACTTCCTCTTTTGATACAGGTAGCCTTAAAACCAGTCAGAACTATGCAGCCTCTGTTCCGAGGCTATGGTGAAAATGTGTTAAAGCAGGGTCTTTAAGCCCCTCAGGCCTCTGCCCCCACTGCAGACGAGTGCCAGGAAACCAGCAGGCCAAAGCCAGGCTGTTTGCTggctcttctcctctccctgactCACTTTACCTAGCTGTTCCTGCCCCCAGCAATCGCCTCTCACATGAACCACCTGCACCCAGTTCTTGTCTCAGGCTGCACTCTCTGCACCCCAGCCAA harbors:
- the RTP4 gene encoding receptor-transporting protein 4 isoform X1, with product MASQTQGKKAVLDIRTWEQTFQELMQQEKPRATWTLKLDEKLEPEYLAEGWKQYQQKGFGRFQCSSCRRNWASAQVHILCHMHLEPRKSQGQVIMRLFAQRCQKCSWSRFENPEFSPESAMRILKNVVRRILEKFYGNGFRKFPELPIIREVPLDGSHDTKNCEACTLGCCSWRSQSNMTEPPISPSSYLDVMGSSCHMGDVDSKNQECGSIQVFKEPEPSHTTAETQVPGAGIQPAWETSKQPTPVTDREAPEGNSQSTQETAPQTPWRTYSEVLRLSRQQSTQQSRSQATWTMSTMIGSYTQTRGRTAPSALGSHLHHLTPRTARGFVIVSRTQATWRRSHRYAVPNTGRMYLHSMQRDTLSELDVFLYLWICIVLFFVFVGKNSEAEGGK
- the RTP4 gene encoding receptor-transporting protein 4 isoform X2 → MVQQERDLKPSSWSLFQCSSCRRNWASAQVHILCHMHLEPRKSQGQVIMRLFAQRCQKCSWSRFENPEFSPESAMRILKNVVRRILEKFYGNGFRKFPELPIIREVPLDGSHDTKNCEACTLGCCSWRSQSNMTEPPISPSSYLDVMGSSCHMGDVDSKNQECGSIQVFKEPEPSHTTAETQVPGAGIQPAWETSKQPTPVTDREAPEGNSQSTQETAPQTPWRTYSEVLRLSRQQSTQQSRSQATWTMSTMIGSYTQTRGRTAPSALGSHLHHLTPRTARGFVIVSRTQATWRRSHRYAVPNTGRMYLHSMQRDTLSELDVFLYLWICIVLFFVFVGKNSEAEGGK
- the RTP4 gene encoding receptor-transporting protein 4 isoform X3 — encoded protein: MASQTQGKKAVLDIRTWEQTFQELMQQEKPRATWTLKLDEKLEPEYLAEGWKQYQQKGFGRGRKEEGERKEERGKKGAKVQETEERWKNLNFKIKFPPPPLSSSGDHSSSPACWEALSSD
- the RTP4 gene encoding receptor-transporting protein 4 isoform X4, giving the protein MASQTQGKKAVLDIRTWEQTFQELMQQEKPRATWTLKLDEKLEPEYLAEGWKQYQQKGFGRGRKEEGERKEERGKKGAKVQETEERWKNLNFKIKPTNHDQTSNNKNLWVLECSLQV